The Heterodontus francisci isolate sHetFra1 chromosome 4, sHetFra1.hap1, whole genome shotgun sequence DNA window gaaggatgctaaccaaTTTGCAAAAGCTGATTCTTATTCACAGTTTGATTTTTTTTGTCGTTATTCACAGTTTGATGATGTCATTAGTCTCTGCCCTTCAGCATTCACAAACTACTGCCTTTTGCTTCTCTCAATGACTGATGTATATAGTATCTCAGCTGCTGGAGGTTGGAAAGCCCATCAGCAGCACCAGATCCTGGGACCAACTAACAGGGATTACACCTCTGTAGGGATTTGGAGGAATTGCAGCTGTTGAAACTGGGGGCTTGATTTTCCTTCTGGGGTCGGGAATTAGATGTCGGGACTGTTTACGGGTCCCGATCCCGCCCCAGGGGGGAGGCAGTCACAGGCCCCAATTTTCAcgtggcagcctgttaattggctggagggcaggGTTGGTCAGCCAGTTACCAgagacaggggcaggaatggaggtgggactgAGCGATTGCGGGCCCGTTTTAAACAcatcacagcagccattactgtggctgctatTTAACTTCAAGGATGCAAGGACTAGGGATCTCAGAAGAGAGGCACAGAGCTGCCCCGTGCTTCACTGACACTGACCTGGAAGTCCTccttgaggcagtgagagagaggggggaggtcctctttccagaggaTGGTAGGGGAAGGACACCCTcacaaaccaagcaggcatggaaagAGGTGGCTGAGAACATGAGCAGATGAAGTGTGGTCAGGAGTAACTGGATCCAGTGCCGGCAAAGGTTCAATCACCTTTTTCAGtggggcaaggtgagtgcaatgccagacCCTCATGACAGGCCTCTAGGAATTCAACCTCCAGGAGAGACACGGactgaggagcctgagggcacaTGATGCTCCTGAATATAGTGCTGTTGCAGACCTGCCAGCACTAATACATACAGCACCCTATGTCATTGAGCTgatggcattggccatagaggccagcagtgccttatctatctctcttttgtccttgtagGAGAAAAGGGCTCATAATGCCAGAGAAAGAATCATTGAATCATGGAATGGCGACAGCACAGTACAGCCTTTTGGCCTAATGTGTCCATGCTGGGCACAGACCGGAGGAGGAGTGCCCAAACTACAAATCATGACGGGCATGGAGGAGCAAGCCATGGAGATTTCCAGGGTGGCTAACCATGAGCAAGTCGGGGAAGGTGAGATGGGCATCCTTGGTACAGAGGGTGAATAGATACTGCAAAACCTAGATGAAGTGAGTGCAGTGCACTCCACCCTATCCGACAGCATGCTAAAGACTCAGCTGCATCGGGACGTCTCAGCACTGCAAAGGCTTCTCCTCTCCAAGGCTAATTCTCATGATCTCCTCTTATATCTCCCACATGTTCAGACATCGAGGGGGAAGGACAGATTCCTGTATCTGCACCAGGGCAAGCGCTGCCAGCAGAGACATCAGAGCAACCACCATCACATCttacaagtgcaccctccaccagcacagatacagtcaccttggtgggtcctTGCACATGCTTAGATTGGGTGGCACTGGGCAATCAGCATACTGTGAGTGAGCAGAAGGAGGTGAGAGAAGCAGAGgcggctgtgggcagtccccctcggaggatggaggtcaCACTCAGCCTTGCCCAGCTGGGGgcagatgcagggcctcgggagtcgcaagaaaggaggctctacctcgACCAGCAGCAAAAGGtgtgttcccacatgtcagagttccctgagataGTGCAGGGTCattggctgagaatggaggagtccattcagctcatgtacaccattatggctcagggctttgaatgcatgagttcctccattgagagcGTGGCcaactcatggagagccatatgtggcagcactagGAGTGAAaacaggaactgcacactgacatTCACAGAATGCATGTCACACTAAGTAGCCTTGACTGGTCAGTGGTGCTggtggtgcagagatgtttggagaggatgccagttgcaccccaacTGGTGCTCCCCTCTCGCCATACGCAGTGTCAGCCAAGGGTTGAGGCAGTTACAGAGGAGGATGAGTGTGCCTCCCCTCATGGGGCGCCGTCATtatcatcatcagcctccttggcccttctgactgagggagcatctgtgcagcagggcctggtgacagaggctgcccctgcaatgacacaGGTACAGTAGCCTCTGCAGATGCCCCCACTGGCACCTGCACCTCAAGGATGACTGCCACTagcatctcagccgcaagcagagacaagtgagcaggcggcCTCACTTGATCCAAGGCCACAAGGGAGGCATCACGTCGAAGTGGCCGAGAGCGGCTGCCACCATttcaggcagagcactgagtggttcactgaGGTTTACCTCACCTGTTAATGTGCACTTTTTCTGTTTTTCAACACTATGTAAATGTTAGCACATGACGCCAgacgtgtgagcttccattctttaatagcGAGACaggaaagagggatgaagtggtgaaggggagCAAGGGTTCTTGAATGGGGAAAGTGAAACCTCTCGACTGATGTGCATCCTTCACTGGGGGTAAGAGTTGATCTATTcaaggctgtgtcttcaatggaagtgttctcatagtcagctcaaagtgagttccagccCATGCCAAACTCCTGGGTTAGCAGGGCTCAGCTGAAACCTGCTTGGATCAGGTGATCCCTGACATTGATGGTATCCTGACAAGACCCTCAGGTGCTGTGCCGGGTCCGGCCACCTTGTTGTTCTgcattttcctcctcctcctccttttccatgtcctgcttctcctcttcctccgatgagctgtgttGTTCTAGGGCCTCATCAtcttcaaggtccacacttctctggaaggccatgttatggagagctcagcagaccaccacaatgtgtgCGACCCTTGCAAAAGTGTACTGCAGGGAGACACCAGACCAGTCTAGGCAGTGGAACCACATCTTCGGACTGCTTGATGGTGGTccctgtgagcagatggctttgattGTAGTGTCTCTGTGACTCCGTTCCAGGGTCATGCAAATGGGGGATTTGCTAACTCTTCAAGCCCATTGcctgctgctgccttccttgtgctcagcctCACCCCCTTCTCTTATGCTTCTGTGATGCCACAATGGTGATGGGCCCCTGGGTTGTCTGAATGCATAGTCAACACTCTCCCTGCAATCTGACCACACCTGATGGCACCTGTATGCCAATGGCTCAGTGCCCCTCGCAGTCATTCTCCCTTTCATGGGGCCCACCTAATTCCTCGGGGTGGCCATGATTGGCTCCCCACCTTTTTGCCACTACAATACACCTGGTCTGCCCCTGACCTAGCCTGCAGCCTATGCACCCCCACTACAATCTCAAGCTAGCCCtctacaagctcttaatgagctctttaaccAGCTTCATTGGACTTAATTGTGAGTTGGGCGGGTTTCCGGGGCTGGCCATCCCCCAACCTGATGAAACTCACTGGCATCAGGAACGGCAATGGGAAATCAGCTCGCCGGCCAGTGCTACTATTTTCAGTGCTCTTCCGCCTCCCTTTCTGTTCCCAGCGGGACCTAAAAATCAGGCTCTGGGACTGTTGAGCAGTAAGTGAAACCCAAGTGACAGAACCTGAAACTAGGGTCTTTCTGTAAGATCCCCTCTGTGTTACCTCTGGAACTCTTCATTACTAAggctatatatatttatatatatatatccctGGCAGATGTAGTAAATTCTAGGCCTGGGTGGACTGGCACCAAGAGGGAGCAGCAAAGTATAAGAATGTGGAGAGAAAGCTAGTGGCCCCTTTACTGAGCGGGTGGGGAGAAGGGGTTTTGTCGCGTTTCCCTGCATCTTTTTTCAAAACAGGATCCTATCCAGAAGCCAACCTGATTGTCAGACTTGGCTCCCTGTTGGGTGGGGAACACAGTGGAGCACGCCACAGTCACAGGAGTAGGTAAGGATCCTGCTGCATCGGTGGCAGCATGGGGGTGGGGTGCTCAGAACTCCAACCCAGGGGTCCAATCTCCAATCCTGGGGAGAGGTCCAAACTCCAATTGTGGGCAAGGAAGAAGATAAACTTGGGGTTTGGGGCAGAGGGTGAAGGGAAGCACTCTtatataaaggcaaaatactgcggatgctggaaatctgaaataaaaacaagaaatgctagaaatactcagcaggtctggcagcatctgtggaaagagaagcagagttaacgtttcaggtcagtgatccttcttcggaagttccaaagaagggtcactgacccgaaacgttaactctgcttctctttccagatgctgccagacctgctgagtatttccagcatttcttgtttttatataagggAAGCACTCTTGTTCTGTTTGGCCCACAAGCAATACTGTAAAGGCCTCCCTTTATCTGTCatgtttcccaatatttaattgatcaaCCCATCTCTTGGGAGCTGTATGCACAAATGCCCCCATCCCTTTAAAGCCAGAAATGAGCGGGTTGGAAGTAGGTTGGcatcaggtttgagattttttttagatttttatTTCACACCTGATCCCAACCCACCCATTTTCAGGGAATAAATTCACCCCCAATGAGTAAGAGTGAGCAGAATGTaaagtaaaattttaaaaaatccttTTTCAATTGAAGTACTGATAATAAGAAAATAATTTATCAAAGCGTGATCATCAAGTGACACAACCCCAACTGATAAGAGATAAACTGCTCTGAAGCCTCGAATCCTACATGTAGATCCTAATAAAAGTAGTTTCAAAATAAATTGGTTTGAGTTAGCTGGGCTCAACTGTGGTAGTGTTGAGTTAACTTCAGTATCCTTGGGTTAAAGAGAAAATAAAGTCTGGTTTACTAGTTCCTAATCATTATCAGTTTATTCATAAACTAAAACAAAAAGGGGCTAAATTTGCTCGCCCCTTTTGCCAACCCTGTTTGCCCCTGGATGGTAGTTAGCACTGGAGTTTCTAACTATGATGATCTGAGATCAGCCCATTGGGACACAGGTGCCTGCTAGCTTCATGCGAATGATATGCCCTCCCACTGACTCCACATGTCACTGGTGGGCACAATCCTAGTGTTACCTGCCAGAATCACAGCCTACGTAAATTCAGGGCTAAGATATCTGATCATCGTTTTATTTCATTCTTTATGTATTCACTTTGCAGCAAGCTCGAGATAAGAACATGCTAGCCCTATTTCACTCACATTCAGAGTTTAAGTACTGCAAAATAGTATTTTCCTCATTTTGAAAAAGCTCGAAAATAATCCCATTTCTTATTTTGTTGAAATGGAAGACACTTGACTTTGAATCCACTGACTGATAAAGATAGTAGGGTCACATTAAAAAGTGTGTTGCAGCAGACAACCAGAGATTAGTAGGAGGAGACTGGTAAATTCATTCGTACTTGGCAACTTTCCATTCTGAAGCCTGTCCTGATGAATTGGCTGAAATGTTAAAGAGCTGAATGCAGTGTAAATCAGATTTTGATTTCTGATTTTTGCACAATTTTCAGGCCCTTTACGTGAAATTCAGTAATTTTCTAAGAATGCCAATCTAAATAATGTGGGTGAATAATTACATTTATTAACCAGAATTACATGCCCAGAACTTGAGAAACTTCCAGTTTAACGATGAAGACAATTGGGCACATAGAGATTAAACTCTCATTTAAACCTGCTTACCCAATCCTCACTGGTCTCATGCAGACCGCCATTTAAACAGGCTACATGTAGTCAGCCAGTGAGCCTTTCATCGGGCAGGCGAGCACTTCAGTGAAATTCAAAAGTCAGGTTCTGATGACATCATTCAGGTTTTGACTATATTTTAACTGCTGACAGCCGTGTTTGACACTTAGTGCCAGCCTTGCACCACTGGGGGCAAAGGAGCCGCAGTGCCAGAGGAGGGCTGAAAGGTAAGTCATTTTTTATTTAAAAGGTTTCCTTATGGGCTGGGAAGAGCAGGAGTTCTTCTATGGACCCCACATGCAAATCTAGGCTTTCCTCCCTCAACTGCAATCACAAaagcaccgcaccccccccccaccgtcccaaCCCCCACCCCTCACATTCCCCACCTTACCAATTACCTGACTATTGTGGACCATTCCGCAAGTTAAATCAAACAAGGTCAAATAGCCGTTCATCAATATTGAGTTGATAGCCAACCTTTGACAATGGCAAAGATGTCTATGATTAAAATAACAGGGGGAATTTTAGCCTCCCATGACAAGTGTCAGAGGGTTTAGGTTAAATCAGCAAATATGAGTCAATGCCCCTCCTTACGTTTTAACCACAGTGAGTTTGGGGTGTCCAAATAACTTGCTCTGGCGAGGCGGATCTGTGATTATTATATTTAAATGAGGTTCCATTCCCCAGATTATggcaacgccataacatacaaggctacgggccaagtgcggggaaatgggattagttaggacaggtgcttgatgatcggcatagacttgttgggccgaagggcctgtttctgtgctgtaaaactctatgactatgactctataaccatTCAAATTTAATACTGGAAAGCCAGGTTTCCCAGGACTCGGGATAGGTGGAAGCTAAAGGGAAATGTGAGGAGCCAGATCCAGCAGGTAACTGCTTTTTACAACACTGTTTAtggaccaggaggagcagaagtgcttcTCCCAGCCCCTCAAATCAATCTGCTGCCATGATCAGCCTCCCACTTTTTCTGACAACCCGCAATCTTCAGACACTCATCTCAACCTTCAGAGCCCTCTCACAATGTCCcaatctcctcctccctccctccctcctagcTGCTGCACTCTGACCACCCGCCccgccagcccccccccccccccccacaacaatgCTCAATATTTTCTGATTGTCAGAGACAGTCCCCACCGGTCCCTAACTACAGCCTTCTATGGCTGACTTTCCGACCCGACagcagccagcctctcaaactggcCAGCTGCCAGACGAGAAACAGAGTAAAAAATGCAAGAGGTCCTGTCATAAATTTCAGCAGGATCTCTGCGTTCCCCGCATTTCTGGCTTCCCCCCACAAAAGcatgctcacactctctccccacctcccaTAAATATCAGGACCAATGGCTTTGGTCAGTTAAACAGTTTACACTTCAGACCAGCCATTGTGTTGGAGTCCAAAATTTGTACCTTGCAAGGATTTCAAGGAGGTGCACATCTAATAATAATCAGACTTGGCACGGTGAGTACTCGCAACCTAATTTTAtttacttgtgcacaaggagaacaaccacagtggGGCCCACGATGGGGCTCACTGCAATGTTCTACCGGTCTCCACAAAACAGTGGCACTTATAGTATTCTGTAACCAATAGTCTTACAATAAtaatttcaatccttaatttgcattcaaaGACACCAATAATACTGCAGTTGAGCATTTGCCCTAAACGAATGGGATACAGCATTATTTCAATCCTtcatttacatatctatctcaccattggccttgcagctgataCTGCGGTTCACAGCGCGTGACAGAAAAGGGCATTATGTTTCAACAACACTCTTCCTACCTCAACACCCACACCTggtacattcctaaggaacagttaatgtATAAACATGATGACTaggcaaacccacaccccttgtcAGGATGGCTCACCTCAGCTTTCACACTTCCCCCCTTTTGTCCTCAAAGAACAATCTCCAGACCTCACTCAAGCTCTATGCTTGCTAGTCGCTTAGCTTCAATCTCTGTGGGGTCCTGGTCCCTAAGGAGAGGAAGTAGATGACTTGCTGGATCCCCACCAGGGCCCTGAGACCGGCAAACAGAACGGAGACAACATTTAATGAGAAGCACAATGAAATACAAGATGGCGATTATAACAAAGAAAAAAAATTAGGCCCTGCACCATAGATGTTCCTATAGAGCCTAACCACCTAGTTGCCCAACCCCACAAGGTAGGGGTGGGAGGTTGCTTGAGCTTTTCTACCTCTTTTCGAATGTGCTCAGCCAGGATGGTGATCTCAGAGCTATCGGGTATGTAAGTGCAACACTCAAACCCGATCAAGGCACATGTACCCCCTTTCTCCGCCAAAATAAAGTCCAAAGCCATTCGATTCTGGAGAGCTACGGTCCAAATGGCCACCATTTCCGCATTTATTTTAACTAAGGCCTCAGAAGTGTCATTAGCCACCTTCTCCAAGACTGAGGCCATATTAATAGATTCTCTGGCCAACTTAGCCGTTCCATACCAGGGAAACAGAATCGCAaagaatctctctgtctctgtggtaGCTCGCCTCATCCTTTGCCAGCGAGGCGGCACAGGCAGAGTGGTCAAATGGCGGATATAGGGTATCACATAACCCAAGTAACAAGACCCTGTCCAGAATTCCGGTAACCAGGGATAGgccttgtggccacaaatgaagtaAGTGTCATTATATGCTGTTAAATTGTCCCTGCCCTGGGTATCCGGTCCTTCTATACTGCCTGCTGTATACAGTCCCGAGGTTTCTCCCGCACCTGACAAGTTTGCAGGCTGGGGTTCAAAGTTTACACTTTGTAATCTAATAACAGTAGTTAACTGTCCCTGAACAGTGACAGTGGTACTGGACCTCCTGATGATTATATTTTCCCTGCATGTACTCCAACCTACGCGGCTCCCATTTCCTTGGTTAACTATACACACCAATCCCTGGGGTCTTCCCACCCCTGAGGTGTTAGTGAGGACCAAAAATGGGGGCTCTTGGATCCGATTGTAATCGGGCTGTTTCCACCCAGCGAAGGCATTCAAGGAGTAGTCCGCTGATTGCCATTTCCTTGCTTGTCCCCCGGGTAGGTACCCTTTTACTCGTCCAACCCATTCCGCCATTTCTGATGCATTGAAGGGAATGGTTCGAAAGGGGATGCCTTCCCttgagtgggtaggcacatgggcaCAAACCTAACAGCTGGAGAGGTTAGTTCCTTTGGCATATGTGTAGGACATATAAAGGAAAGAGTTGACATGTAATTCCCTCGATTCCCGGTTAGCCCCCCAGAGCGGGTAGGCAACTCCGCCTGAAAGCAAACAAATGACGAGGCTGTACATTTTAGTGTCCAAGGCAATTTCAGCAAATAGCAGGGCCACTGTTCAGGGGTAAGTCGAAGTTCAGTTACAGGTGGCCCGCTTAACATGAGAGGCATGGCTCCACAAAGGTCGCCCTTCGACTTTCACGGCCGTGTGAGTGATCAGCAGCACCTGGTAAGGGCCTTCCCAGCGAGGTTCCAGGCAATGCTTCCTTCGAAAGACCTTCACGAGGACCAAATCTCCCGGTTGGTACTGGTGGCACCCATCTGTGGTAGCTTTCTTCTCTGCCTCAACAACCTGGGAATGTAGACCTTTGAGAGAATTAGTCAATGCTATGCAATAACCCAACATTCCCTCATCCATAGAGTGGATATCCATCTGCTTAACAGTAAAGGGTGGGGAAACAGGGAGGCGCATGGGACGTCCCATAATTATCTCATAAGGTGACAGGGAGGTAATACGGTTGGGATGAGAGCGCATGGTCATGAGGGCCAAAGGTAGGGCCTCGGGCCATTTCAGATCTGTTTCTTCACACAATTTAGCGAGCTTGTTTTTTAGTATCCCATTCTACCTCTGCACCGCCCCCGTAGACTGAGGATGGTAAGGGCAGGagagatggtgtttacactgcaacgCTTTCAATAGTTCTCGTACCACCTTCCCCGTAAAATGGGGGCCATTGTTGCTAGATATGATCTCAGGGATTCCGAACCTCGGCACATATTCACGTAATGATAATTTTTGGCCACAGTAATAGCATCGTTCCTTCTGGTTGGGTATGCTTCTACCCATCGTGAAAACAAGCACACAACAACAAGCACGTAGTTGTATCCCATACATTTAGGCATTTGTATAAAGTCCATTTGTAAATGCACAAAAGGGCCCCATGGCTGTGGGCCCACCGCTGCTGTCACTGACGGTGTCTTTCCCGGGTTATGGCGTTGGCAGAGCAGGCACTGAGCGGCCACCCTTCCTACCATGGTGGAGAATCCTGGTGCAAACCATGCCTGCTGCACCATCCTGATCATCCCCCCCTTTGCCCACATGGGTAAACCCATGTAACATGCGGGCAAGCCAGGGCAGGAGTGAAACAGGGGCCACAGCACGCCCATCCGGGGAACACCAGAGGCCGTCAGAACGTCGGACACATTGGGCGCATAGCCATGCATTCTGTTCCGAGCGAGAAGCTTGAGATTTCAAGCAAATAACATCAGACAAATCAGTAAACGGGGTAGGGGTGGCAGCCTGATAGCAAAGGGGAACTACATGCATGGATGTATCGGCCGCTGCTGCCCGTGCGGCACGGTCTGCCCGATCATTACCTTGAGAAATTAAATCATCACCATTGGTATGTGCCGCACACTTCATAACGGCGAGAGAGGACGGTAGTTGAAGAGCCGAAAGGAAGTTAGCAATCAATTGTCCATGTCGATCCAGGGTACCAGACGAGGTAAGGAAGCCACGGAGCTTCCACAACTGTCCGAAGCCGTAGGCGACTCCAAAAGCGTAGCGAGAGTCAGTGTAGATATTGACTGATTGCCCTGAAGCGAGGATGCACACATGGGTGAGGGCAAACAGTTCGGCAGCTTGTGCAGAGCAAGTAGGCGGTAGTCTGGCGGATTCAACAACAGAGTGGAGGTCACAGACAGCGTATTCGGTCTGGGGTTGTCCATTCAGAGCTCGGGGGAGGAACCATCAACGAAGAGGACGAATTCGGGGTTAGGTAATGGGTGGTCCTGCAGATCTGGTCAAGGGAGGTTGGAGAACTGGACGATAGTTGCACAATCGTGAGGGTCACCGTCATCTTCCGTGGGCAGGAGGGTCGCAGGGTTGAGGGTAGTGCAGCGGACAATAGTCAAGGAAGGGTCCCCCAGGAGCGCAGTCTCATATCTGGTAACCCTAGCGGCTGTCAAATGTTGGGTAGCAGAGCGATTCAAAAGGGCTGCGACTGCATGGGGAACATGGAGTACAACCGGATAACCAAGCGTCAGGCTCTGTGTAGATGTAACGGCTAAATAGGCCGCTGCAATGGAGCGGAGACAAGAGGGGTATCCGTGTGCAACGGGGTCTAGGCGGGTGCTATAATAGGCGAACGGCCACTGAATTCCCCCATGGGACTGGGTGAGGACGGCTTGGGAGAACCCGTTCCGCTCATGAACATAGAGGTTAAAAGGTTTACGGTATTCTGGCAACCCTAGTGCAGGAGTCGAGGATAAAGCAGTTTTTAAGGAAGCGAAGGCAGCCTCCGACTCAGAGTTCCAGAGGAGATCATCAGGGGCCGAGGGAAGGGCAAGGTCTTGAAGGGGGCGGCTTATGTTGGCATAGTTGGGAATCCACTGCCGGCAGTAGCCAGTCATGCCCAGGAAGTGGGTGAGTTCCTTCTGAGTTCGTGGTTTTGGGAGCGGGACAATGCCGTTCATGCGCTTCTGGGAGAGGAGACGGGTCGATCCGTCCAATGCATGTCCTAAATATTCAACTCTAGAACTGCAGAGTTGTAATTTCTCCTTCGAAGCCTTGTGACCTTTGCTAGCAAGGGCTTGCAGAAGGGTGCGAGAGTCCTGCGAGCAGGCCTCCGAGGatggggaacagaggaggaggtcgtCAACGTACTGGAGGAGTGTGGAGCCTCCGGGAAAGGAGACGTCGGCCAAATCAGACTGGAGGGCGCGCGAAAAAATGGTTGGGCTCTCGGTGTAGCCCTGAGGCAGCCGAGTCCAAGTATACTGCTTGCCTTTATAGGTAAAGGCGAAAAGGAACTGGGAATCTGGGTGGACGGGGATAGAGAAAAAGGCACCGCACAAATCCACCACAGTATAgtgggtggactgtggcgggatgcAGGTCAAAATAGTAGCAGGATTAGCGACCACTGGATATGCGGGTATAATGCACGCGTTCACCGCCTGTAAATCTTGAACAAAGCACAAGGTGCCCTTACCTGGCTTTTTGACGGGGAGAATGGGGGTGTTGCAAGGCCTAACAGTCGGGATCACAACTCCGAGGCGCAAGAGCCCCTCTAAAACCGGACGAACGCCTTCCTCCGCTTCCGGGTTAAGGGGGTATTGGGACTTCCGGAGCAACGGCTTGGTTGGATCCAGCCAGGCTCTAAAGGGTTCTGCCGACAGCACCCGGCCCACGTCATTGGGTCCCCTCGCCCAAAGGCTATCAGGAATTTCTGCCAACAATTCAGAAGCTGGCGCAGAGGATGAATGGGGTCGCAGGAACCTATGTTGAGAAAAAGTGGGTTACTCGGAAGGACAGTGGAAGTGGAGCTGCACCGCTTGCTCGTAAATGGCTAACACTCCCTCCCCCCGCTCAAAACTGGAGCGAGTGGTCTCCCGTTGGAGACGGAAAACCATGGGGCCAAGGTCCTTGGCCTGGGATCCCTTTGTCACACAAAGGGTGACATGCGGGGCTACATCTGACAGGGCTCAAAACAGAGGCGCAGCAGGGGTTGGTAGAGCGACAGAGGCGGCAACACCCTCGGGGCCAGCACAAAGGGAGGAGATGGTAAGAACGTAACACTCACCCAAGTGGGGGGATACCTTCTGATCATACAGGGGGTCCGGACCGTCCACTGAGTAGTGGGCTGTGCAGTGGAGATGATCATGCCAGTCCCGCAAGGAATGAGGGTATGAAGGTCCCAAGGTTGTTCGAACCTGCTCATCGGTTAATAGATGAGGAATGAATTCTTGAGGCAGGATGAGAGATCGACATTACCGAAATTCCACCACCAAACGTGGGGGTGGACAAGTCCTCGACCGCCTGTAGCAAAGTACAAACTGTAGAATAAGTGGATTCTGGAACTTCAAGGTGGACACCTTCAGGAGAGCATACTAATATGCATCCCAGCTTACAGAGTAAATCACGTCCGAGGAGATTAACAGGTACATCAGTGCCAAGGAGGAATCGGTGTTCGCCAGTTCTGCCTGAGAGGGAAAACGGCACCTCATCTGACAAAGGAAGCGACAGCCAACGACACCAACGCTCTGCCGTGACGGATGAATATTAGGAGCTTCATCTGCACGAATAGTAGAGTAAGTGGCCCCAGTATCTATTAAAAAATTCATCAAACGGCCATTGATCACTAAAGGTATAATAGGCTCCTCAGCGGTAATGACGGGCAATAGGTGGGCGCGCCATCCCTATGGCTGTGAGCCTGGTGGGTCAAAAGGGTCATGCATAGTATAGGGAGCCGTCAGGGG harbors:
- the LOC137368802 gene encoding endogenous retrovirus group PABLB member 1 Env polyprotein-like, which produces MAEWVGRVKGYLPGGQARKWQSADYSLNAFAGWKQPDYNRIQEPPFLVLTNTSGVGRPQGLVCIVNQGNGSRVGWSTCRENIIIRRSSTTVTVQGQLTTVIRLQSVNFEPQPANLSGAGETSGLYTAGSIEGPDTQGRDNLTAYNDTYFICGHKAYPWLPEFWTGSCYLGYVIPYIRHLTTLPVPPRWQRMRRATTETERFFAILFPWYGTAKLARESINMASVLEKVANDTSEALVKINAEMVAIWTVALQNRMALDFILAEKGGTCALIGFECCTYIPDSSEITILAEHIRKEVEKLKQPPTPTLWGWATRWLGSIGTSMVQGLIFFLCYNRHLVFHCASH